Genomic window (Meiothermus sp. QL-1):
GATGAGGCCGAAGAGCACCATGGCCAGGAAGACCGCGGTGGAGAAGACGAACCGCCGCACGAAGAACTCGATGAGGGGGTTGACAGGCCTTTCCTCCTTCACCGCACCACCTCCACCCTATCCCCGTCGCTCAGGCTGGTGGGCACCGGAAAGATGACCCTGGCCCCCCGTTCCACCCCTTCTACGGCCACCTGGGCCCCGCTGTCGCCCAGGACCCGCACCGGGGTGCGCACGGCCCGGTCTTCCTGCACCACGAAGACGAAGGTGCTGCGCCCCTCGGTGCGGAGCGCCCCAGCGGGGAGCAGCACCCCTTCGGCCAGGTTCAGGTTGTAGCGCACCTGGGCGCTGGCCCCGGGGGGCAGGCTGCCCTCCACCTCTGCCGTGAGCTCCACCAGCCGGTCGGTGCCCGGCACCTTGCTGCTCCTGCTCACCCTGGCAGGGTAGGTCTGCCCGCCGTAGCCCAGGCTCAGCGTGGTGCCGATGGGGAGGGCCGCGGCCTCCTCGGGGGGCAGGCGGAAGCTGGCCTCGAGCCGGCTGGTGTCGGCCAGGCGGAAGACCCGCTGCCCGGCGGCCACGAACTCCCCGGGGTTCACGAACACCTCGGCCACCACCCCGGCGAAAGGCGCCCTGACCTCGGTGTCGCTGAGGGCCCGGCGGGCCTGGGCAAGCTGGTTCTCGGCCTGGCGCACCTGCAGGCGCAAAAGCGCCAGGTCTTCCTGGGAGGCCCGCTGGGCGCGGGCCAGGTTTTCACGGGCGTTGTCGGCCGCGGCCTTGGCCTGGTTGTAGGCGGCCTCGAGGCCCACCAGCTCCACCTGGGCCAGGGCCCCCGCTTGGTAGAGCTGCTGCCCCTCCTGGTAGCGCCGCTCGGCGGCCCGCAGGTTGGCCAGGGCCGACTCCAGACTGGCCTGCAGGGGGGCCAGCGAGGCGGCGGTGGAGCGTTCAGCCCGGGCCAGGTTGATCCGGGCCTGCTCCAGCGCCAGCTCGGCGTTGGTGAGGGCAGTCTGGGCGTTGACCGGGTCGAGCCGGAGCACCACCTGGCCGGCCCCCACCCGGCTGCCTTCCCGCACCAGGACCGCCAGCACCTTGCCGCTGGCGGTGGCCCCCACCTGGCTCTCGCGGATGGGGGCCAGGGTGGCCCCGGTGGTGCGGCTTATGGAGAGGCGCCCGACCTGGGCCTCCACCACCCGTACCCGCACGTTGTTCTCCCTTGGGGCGGAGGTTTCCTGGGCCGGGCGGCGAGGGCCGCAACCCGCCAGAAAGGCCAGCAGGGCCAGCGCCATCACCAAAGGTGCCATCCCTCGCATCAGCGCTCCCCCGCCAGCAGGCTGTAGTAGGCCCGCCAGTAGCTGCCCAGGGCCTGCTGGGCCGCCAGCTCGGCCTGCAGGTAGCTGAGCTCGGCCTGCAGGTAGGCGAGCTGGCTGATGAGCCCCGCATCCAGCCGCTTCTTCTCGTTGGCCAGGGTTTCGCGGGCGTTGGCCAAAGCGGCCTGCTGCACGCTCAGGGCCCGCGCGGCGGCCTCCAGGTTTTGGTATAGCGAGTCGTACTGCAGGCCCAGCCCCCGCTCCACCTCGCGGGCCCCCGCGGCGGCCTGCTCGGCCCGGGCCTGGGCGGCCTCGATCTCGGCCCGGGCCGCGTAGCTCGGGTCTAGCAGCTCCACCTGGAGCCGGGCCAGCTCCACCCGCTGGCGGGCCTGGAGCATGTCGGGGTTCTTGCTGAGGAGCGTTTGGCTCAGGCTGGCTGCGGGCAGGGCCGGGGGGTTGGGCAGAGGGGCCAGGCCGGCGAAGTTGCCCACCAGGCTGCGCAGGCTGCTCTGGGCCAGGGCTAGGCCGTTCTCGGCCCGGCTCAGGTTGCTTTTAGCCTCGTCCAGACGGTTTTGGGCGTTGCGCACGTCCAAAGCGGTGCCGGAGCCGTTGCGCTGGCGGATCTGGGCCACCTCGAGGCCCCGGCTGGCGATTTCCACCGCCTTCTGGGCCAGGCGCACCTGGAGCTGGGCCTCCAGCACCTGGGTGTAGGCCCCCACGATGCTGCTTTGGGCCTGGGCCAGGGCCCGCTCGTAGCTGGCCTGGGCCAGGGCCAGCCGCTGCTCAGCCTGCACCCGGGCTGGCCGGGTCAGGAGGGGGTCGGCCAGGATGCGCTGAAGGTTGGCGCGGGCGTCGTCCAGCTCTACCTGGGCAGCCCGCACCGGGGCTTGATCGGTGGCCTTGGCCAGGGCCCCTTCCAGGGTCAGGTTTTGGCCTAGGGCAAGAGGGGTCAGCAGGGCAAGGAGGGCTAGAACGGCTGGCTTCATGGCTTTACCTCACGGATGGGCAGGGCGTAAAAACGGTAAAGGTCCAGGATGCGCTGGATGCGGGTGAACTGGGCTTGCTCCACCCCCAGCCGGGCCTGGGCCAGGCTGAGCTCGGCCTGCAGGGTGCTCAGGGGGCTGGCAAGCCCCAGGCGCTCGCGCTCCTTGGCCTCGGTCAGGGCTTTTTCCGCGTCTTTTAGGGCGGATTGGGCGTTGGAGAGGTTCTGTTCGGCTGCTTCCACCCCGCTTTTGAGCAGCTCGAGCTGGAGCCTGCTGTTGCGCCGGGCAGCCTCCAGGGCCTGCTGGGCGGCCTCCACCTGCTTTTGTGCCGCCTCCAGGGCCTCTAGGACCCCGAAGGAGAGGTTGGCCGAAAGGCCGATTTGCAGGACGCCGTTGATGCGGTCCTGGGGGGGGGTGCGCCCCTGGGACTGGTAGGTGTAGCCCAGGCTGGGTTGCAGGGTGCGGGAGTTGAGCGAAAGCGTCCAGGCCTCGTTGCTGGAAGTGTTGCGGGTGTAGCTGCCCTGCAGCACGGGCAGCACGCTGCGCAAGGCCCGGTCGTAGGCGATCTGGGCGTTTTGGAGCTGCAGCTCGGCCTGGCGCACCGAGGGTGGGGTGGCCTCGGGGGGTGGGTCCAGGGGGGGTGGGGCGGCCTGTTCGCTGCCTATCAGGTCGGCCAGGCTTTTTCGGGCCAGGCCCAGGTTGCGCTCGGCCTCGGCCTGCTGCAAAACGGCCTGCCGCAGGCTGGCCTCGGCCTGGCGCAGCTCGCCGGAGGCGGCACCCCCCCGCTCGGCCCGCAGCCGGGTGGCTTCCAGACCGGCCTGGGCCAGCCGGACCGCCAGCCGGGCCACCTCCAGCCCCCCCTCGGCCAGCCGCACCCGGTAGGCAGCCTCCACCGCCTGGGCCTGGAGCTGGGCACGGGCCTGCTGCAAGCCCAGCTCGGCCTGGGCCACCCCTATGGCGGCCTGGTTTACCGCATCGGCCACGTCCCCAAAGGGAAAAGGGGTGAGGGTGAGCCCCAGGCTCACCTGCTGGGCCTCGGTGGGCAGGTTGGCGCACTGGGGGTTCAGGGGGTTGGGGCAGACCGGGGGGCCGGGTGGGGGGGCGACGTCGAAGAAGGAGAAGCCCCCCTGGGCTTGGAAGCTCAGGGGGCTCTGGGTGGCCCTGAGCTGGGCTCGAGCCGCTTCCAGGGCCAGCTTGGCCTGCAGGAGGGAGGGGTGGTTTTCCAGCGGGGCAAAGAGGTCCTGGGCCAGCCCCCCGGTTGGGCCCAGTAGTGCGATGGCCAGCAGCAGACCCCTCTTCATGGCATCCCCTTCTCGCTGCGCGGCTCTATCAGTTTGCGGTAGCTCGCTAAGAGCAGCGCCAGCTCCTCGGCGCTCAGGCGGCCAAACCGCTCGCGCGAGACCTCCTTCCACCGCTGGCGCATCTTTTCCAGGAGTTCCTCCCCCTCCTGGGTGAGCAGGATCCGCACCTTGCGCTTGTTCTCGGGGTCGAGCTCGCGCCGCAGCAGGCCCCGTTCCTCCAGGCCGGCCAGGAGCTGGGAGATGCCCGGGGGCGAGGCGTCCATGATAAAGGCCAGGGCCGAGGGCTGGTCCATTCCTCCCGCGATGCACATGAGGGCGAAGGCCTGCATGGGGGAGAGCCCCAGGCCCTCGAAGGCCCGCTGCTGGTCGAGGCGCATCTGCCAGACCAGATGGGAGGAGAGGTGCCACATCTCGTCCATAATTTCGTCCAATGTAAACTTCATACCCATGAAATGTTATGGGGGACGAGGTGGGTCAATAGCAGGCTTCGCTACAGTTTTCACGAGAACTCGAGCGTGTCAGGGCGTGGTAAGCTACTGCCAAGATGGGGGAGAAAACCTTCGAGGAGCGGGAGCTGATCCTGGAGCTTTTTCCCGGCACTTCCCCGGAGCTGCTGCCTCCGGGGGAGATGCTTTATTACCGCGACGAGGAAGGGCGGGTGCACATCCGGGAAGAGCCCCATCATCTGGTGCTGGAGCCGCTGGAGGCCCTGCAGGGCACCACCCCCATCGTCTGTGAGGCTTGCCTGCGCCACATCTCCCGCGCCAGCGCCCAGTTTTTTCGCTTCGGTGTGGGGCAAAGCGGGCGGCACTTCCGCTACGTGGCCCTCTGCCGGGATACCGAAAGCTGCTCCGGCGTGGCCCGGCCCGGACGTTTGAGGGAGATTTTGCTTAGGGGTATACTACCCTGAGCGTTGCGTGGGCTAGGCCAGGCTCGGCGGGTAGAAGGCCGGGCCTTTCCTTCGGGGCCCGGGGGCTCTCACGCAAATCTCAGTTGCAGAGCGCATATCTATCGCCAGAAGACCTCAGGAGGCTGGATGGCACGGGAAGTCAAACTGACCAAGTCGGGGTACGAGCGATTGGTGGCCGAGCTCGAGCAGGAGCGCGCCCGCCTGCAGGAGGCCACCCGCATATTGCAGGAGCTGATGGAGTCTTCCGACGACTACGATGACTCCGGCCTGGAGGATGCCAAGCGGGAAAAAGCCCGGATAGAAGCCCGCATCGAGTCCCTCACCGACACCCTGTCCCGGGCCGAGATTATAGAAGAAGAAGGGCAGGAGGTGAGCGTGGTGAGCCTGGGGGCCATCGTGCACCTCCGCTCCAAGGAGGGGGAAGAGATGGAGGTGCAGGTGGTCTCGCCGGCCGAGGCCAGCGTGCTGGAGCGCCCCATGAAGATCTCCGACGAGAGCCCCCTGGGCCGGGCCCTCCTGGGCCAGCGGGTGGGGGCTAAGGTGATGCTCGATACCCCCAAGGGCAGGCGGGAGTTCAAGATTGTCTCCATTCAGCACTAGCGAGGGGGGCACTGGAACAGGGGGGGCTGGGGTGCGGTGAGGGCCACCTCGAGCCGGTAAGCATCCGGCCTTTCTAGCGCTCGCAGGTACAGCCCCACCCCCTCCGAACCCCGCTGCATGCGCAGTACCCAGTACGCTTCCCCTAGAAGGAGGTTGTATCTTTCACAGCGAAAGACGAAGCCCCGGGCCTGGAGCTGCCCCTGCAGGAGTTCGCCAAGCCGCCTGATTTCCGCTACGCTCCGGGGCCGGTAGCCGCTTTGGGGCTCGAAGTAGAACTCGGTGATCTCCACAGGGCCCTCTTCCAGCCGGGCTATGAGCTTGGCTTCCGGTAGCACCAGACCGTAGCGCTGGGAGACTGGGAGGGTGTCGGCTCCGAGAAAGACGGGTGCGCAGCCTGCGAGCAACAGGAAAAGCCACCGCATGGGTTACCTCCGCTTGAATTGAGCTTACTACAGGCCAGGAGGCTTTGGTAAGGTCGTATAATCGAGCAGTTTTGGTTATGCCCGAGCACAGCGAACAGACCCGACAGCGCCTGGCTAACCTCGAGGCCCTGGTCGAGGCCGGTTTTGAGCGCTTCCCCTACCGCTTCCCCAAGACCCACGAGGCCGCCGAAATCCTGAGCGCCCACGCCGGGGCGGCCCCCCAGGAGGAGTGGCCCCACGAGGAGGTGCGGCTGGCCGGCCGCCTGATGACCTTCCGCCACATGGGCAAGGCCAGCTTTGCCCACCTGCAGGACCAAAGCGGCCGGATCCAGCTTTACTTGGCCCGGGACGTCACCGAGCGCTACGAGCTTATAAAGAAGCTGGACATCGGCGATATCATCGGGGTCGAGGGGACGGTTTTCACCACCAAGACCGGGGAGATTACCGTCAAGGTGCGCCGCTACACCCCGCTGGTCAAGGCCCTCCACCCCCTGCCCGACAAGTGGCATGGCCTGCGCGACGTGGAGACCCGCTACCGCCAGCGCTACCTTGACCTCATCCAGAACCCTGAGGTGCGGGAGGTCTTCCGCACCCGAAGCCGGATGGTGCGCTATATCCGCGACTTCTTCGAAGCGCGGGGCTTTTTGGAGGTGGAGGGGCCCACCCTCCAGGTGGTGGCCGGGGGCACCGAGGCCCGGCCCTTCAAGACCTACCACCACGCCCTGGGCCACGAGTTCAACCTGCGGATTGCCCTGGAGCTTCACCTCAAGCGCCTGCTGGTGGGCGGTTTTGAGAAGGTTTTTGAGATTGGGCGCAACTACCGCAACGAGGGCATCTCACCCAAGCACAACCCCGAGTTCACCATGCTCGAGGCCTACTGGGCCTATGCCGACTACCAGGACATGATGGCCCTGGTAGAGGACCTGCTTTCGGGGCTGGTGCAGCACCTCTTTGGCACCACCCAGATTCGCTACCGCGAGCACACCCTCGACTTCGCCAGGCCCTTTCACCGGCTGGACTATGTGACCGTGCTCAAGGAAAAGGCCGGGCTCGAGTTCGACCCCACCGACCTCGAGCGGCTTCGGGCCTGGGCCGACGAGAGGCACCCTGAGCTGCGGGCCGTGCCCAGCTATAAGCTCCTGGACAAGCTCTTCGGTCACTACGTGGAGCCCCACCTGATTCAGCCTACCTTCGTGCTGGACGTTCCGCTGGTCATAAGCCCCCTGGTCAAGCGTCACCGCGACCCTGCCAAGCCCAACCTCACCGAACGGGCCGATCTGTTCGCGGCAGGTTTGGAGCTCGCCCCCATCTATTCCGAGCTCAACGATGCCCTCGACCAGCGGGCGCGCTTCGAGGAGCAGGCCCGGCGGCGGGAGGCCGGCGACGAGGAGGAGCCCGAGATCGACGAGGACTTCCTGCTGGCGCTGGAGTACGGGATGCCACCCGCGGCGGGTATGGGCCTGGGCATCGACCGGCTGGCCATGCTGCTTACCAACCAGGAAAGCCTCCGCGATGTGATCCTCTTTCCCCTGCTCAAGCCGCGCAGGGAGGCGGCGTTGCGGGAGGCCGAGGAGGCATAGGGCCCCAGCAGAGGTTGGCCGGGCGGGTGGGCCCGGCCTTCTCTTTTTAGTGGTCTTTACTAAGGTTTGTTTATAGATGAGAGGAGGATGTGCAAATTTGGATGACCCGTAGACGCGGCGGTGCTAAAGTGCTTGCAGCCTATGCGCGAGGAACCTGCCAGCACCAAGGAGGCCAGAACCATGCGCGTCCGGCTTCGCTTTGCGCCTGAGGTACGGGGGCGCTTTCGCGAGCGGATGTACCCCAACCTCCAGATCCTAGGGCAGCTCGAGGGTGGCTACACTCTCGTTGAAATTCAGCTCGACCCCGGCAGCCACACCGATGAATTCCCCCTCGAGCTGCTTTCCTGGGTCTTGAGCTGGGGGAGCCGGGTGGAGGTGCTGGAGCCGCCAAGTCTGCGCCAAAGCTGGCTGGCCGAGGTGCGGGCGGTGCTCGAGCGCTACGGGAACACCAGCTCTTTCCCCAGTCCCTTCGTGTTCTGGGGCCACTCCCACCCCGATCCCTCTAGCTGGCAGCCCCTGCGGGCCCACCTGGAGGCCGTAGCCCGGTTGGCAGCCTCGAAGGCCCAGCCCTTCGGCGAGGAGGAGAACGGTTGGTTGGCCGGGCTCCTGCACGACTTGGGCAAGTATGGCGACCGCTTCCAGCTTCGGTTGGAGGGGAAGATAGGCGGCCTCGACCATTGGTCGGCTGGGGCCCACCTGGCCCTCTTCGAGTACCGCCAGCCGGCGGTGGCCCTGGCCATCCAGGGGCACCACATCGGCCTGCAAAGCGGTTCCCGAGAGGCCCTTAAGGGTATGCGCTTGCGCTCCGATGGGCGGGGTTTTCCCCCGAATTTGAAGCTCAGCGAGGTGAACCTGGAGCTGCTCAAGCGCCGTTTGGAGGAGGATGGCCTGAAGCTGCCACCCCCCAGCACGGCCCTGGTGGAGCAGATCAGCAGCGCGGCAGCCATGCTGGACACCCGGATGCTCTTCTCAGCCCTGGTGGACGCCGATTTTGTGGATACCGAAGCCCATCTGCGCGGTGAGGGCTACCGTCCTACCCCCCCGCCCTTGCAGGTGGGGCAGGCCCTGGCCCGCCTGGAGAGCTATCTGGACGAACTGGGTCGAGACGAGCGCATCCCCCCCAAGATCCGCGCCCTACGCAAGGCCCTCTCCGATGCGGCAGCGGAAGCGGCCCGGGATGCTGGGCGCCTTTTTACCCTCACTGCCCCCACCGGTCTGGGCAAAACCCTCGCCATGCTGCGCTTTGCCTTGCGCCGAGCCCTGCGCGATCCCCGCATAAGGCGTATCGTGGTGGTGCTGCCCTACCTTTCCATCCTCGACCAGACTGCCCAGATTTACCGCGAGCTTTTCCGGGATTTCGGTGCCCACTACATCCTGGAGGACCACAGCCTGGCCTACCGCTCCTCGGGCGAGGCATTTTCCGACGAGCAGGACTGGAACGAGCGCGAGCGCCGCCTCCTCACCGAGAACTGGGAGGCCCCCATCGTCCTCACCACCCACGTGCAGCTTCTGGAGAGCCTGCACAGCAACCGGCCCGGCGCCTGTCGCAAGCTCCACAACCTGGCGGGGAGCGTGCTCCTGTTTGACGAAGTGCAGACCCTTCCCGCCCATCTAGCGGTGCCCACCCTGAAGACCCTCTCCCGCCTGGCCAGCGACAAATATGGCTCGGTGGTGGTCTTTGCTACCGCCACCCAGCCCGCTTTCGATATGCTGGACGAACAGGTGCGGCAGGGCGAGCCCCAGGGGTGGTGGCCCGTGGAGATTGCTCCGGCCCCCGAGGTGCTGTTCCAGCAGAGCCGGCGGGTGGAGGTGGACTGGTGGCTCAAAAGCCCTACCCCCCTCTCCCACCTGGTGGCCCTGCTGGCCGCTGAGCCCCAGGTGCTGGTGGTGCTGAACCTCAAGCGGCAGGCCCACGCCCTGTTTCGGCTGGCGGAAGAGCGGGGCCTGGAAGGGCTTTTCCACCTCTCCACCGCCCTTTGCCCGGCCCACCGCCTGAAGGTGTTGGAGGAGATTCAGGCTGCCCTGGAAGCAGGAAAGCCCTGCCGCCTGGTTTCCACCCAGGTGGTGGAGGCGGGGGTGGACCTGGATTTCCCCATCGGGTATCGGGCCTTGGGGCCCCTGGAGGCCATTGCCCAGACCGCCGGCCGGGTCAACCGCCACGGGCGGCGTAAGGAGGGACGGCTGGTGGTCTTCCTGCCCGAGGACGAGGGGTACCCAGACCCAGCCTACGCCCGGGCGGCCGCCCTCACCCGGGTCCTGCAGGCCGAAGGGGGGCTGGACCTGGGCCCCGCCGCCTTCCGGCGCTACTACCAAAGCCTCTACCGGCTGCAGGACGTGAGCGATGAGGAGATAGAAAACCTCATCTTGACCCAGAACTACGCCGAGCTGGCCCGGCGCTACCGCATCATCGAGAGCCCCACGGTGAACGTGGTGGTGCCCTACAACGAAGAGGCCCGTGCCCTGATGCAGGAAGCTCGCCATCACGGCATCAACGCCCAGTGGGTCCGCCGGGCCCGGACCTACGCGGTGCCCTACTTCCTGCCCAGGAGCGGACCCCCTCCTTTTTTGGAGACCCTCTTCCTGCGTCGGGGCCGTGCCCAGGTGCCCGACTGGTTCCTCTGTCCCGACCCAGGTCAGTACCATCCCCGCCTGGGCTTCATGCCGGAGGAGGGCCTAGGCCTGGTGGTTTGAACTAAGGAGGTTGTAAACAAATGCAAAGTTTTACCCTGGAAGTCTGGGGGGACCTGGCCTGCTTCACCCGGCCCGAGCTCAAGGTGGAGCGCTTCAGCTACCCCATCATCACCCCCAGCGCCGCCCGGGGCATCTTTGACGCCATCTACCTGGAGTTTGACCCCGCCACAAGGACCCCTCGCATGTACTGGCAGGTGGAGCGCATTGAGGTGCTGAACCCCGTGCGCTACATCGCCCTCATGCGCAACGAGGTGAAGGAAAAGGCCAGCCTGAGGAAGGTCCAGGAGTGGATGAAAGACCCCAGTTCCTTTGAGCCCCTCTATGCCGACGCCACCCGGGAGGACACGGGCCAGGACACCAGGGGGCGCACCCAGCGCCAGACCATGGCCCTAAAGGACGTGCGCTACCGCCTCACCGCCCATGCGGTGCTTTACCAAGAGGACCACGCCCTGCGCCGCAAGGTGGAGGAGAGCTTCCTCCGCCGGGCCCGGGCCGGCCAGTGCATCTACCAACCCTACCTGGGCTGCCGGGAGTTTGCCGCCTACTTCCGCCTGGTGGAGCCGGGGGAGGCCTCGGCCCCCGTGCCCTACAGCGAAAAGATGGGCTGGATGCTCTACGATGTGTTTGACCTCTCCCGCCCCGGCCGGCCCCTGCGTCCGGATAGGGGAGAGCGGCCCAGGATCAGCCTCTTTGAAGCGGAGGTGGTCAATGGGGTCCTCGAGGTGCCCCCCTACGGGAGCCACCGGGTGAGAAAGGGGGAGGTCTGATGCTGGCCCAGTTGGTGGAGTACACCCGGCGCAAGGGCCTGGCCAGTGAGACCGGCTTCACCACCAAGGAGGTCCGCTGGCTGGTGGGGGTGAGCCCCGAGGGGAGGTTTACCGGGCTCGTCCCCCTGGGCCAGGCGAAGCCCGCCCCCGACCTCTCCCAGCCCGAGATGATGGCCCTGCCCGGCTATCTGCGGACCCAGGGGCACCAGGTGGAGCAGGCCGCCCACTTCCTGGCCGATACCTGCGCGGTGGTGTTCGGCCTTACTGAGAAGGACGAGCAGGGCAATCCCAAAAAGCCCGAGGAGCACGCCAAGAACCTGGAGAAGCAGAAGACCTTCCGGCTCCTCCTCGGGCTGGCCGCCCAGGGGGTGCCCCTGCTGGTGCCCATCCAGAAGATGCTCTCTGACCGGGAGGAAATGGGACGGGTCTTGGGGGCCCTCGAGGCCCAGGCCCAGAAGAAGGGGAAGGAGCGGCTCAGGCCCACGGACAAGGTCTCCTTCCTGGTGGGCGGGGAGTGCGTGCTGGACCGCCCCGACTGGCACGGCTGGTGGCGGGGTTTCCGGGCCCGGGCCTTTCCTGCCGCGGGCAGCAGGGGCCAGATGCGTTCTTTTGCCAGCGGGGAGCTGGTCCAGCCTGCCAACACCCACCCCAAGGTCACCAAGCTGGGAGGCAGCGCCTTCGGCCACGCCCTGGTCACCTACGACAAGGAGGCCTTTGAGTCCTATGGCCTCTCCCAGGGGGAGAACGCTGCGGTGGAGGAACCCCTGGCCACCGCCTACCGGGACGGCCTGGACCACCTCCTGCAGCGGGCAGAGACCCTGGGGGAGATGAAGGTGGTGGTCTGGTACGACCGGGATATCCCCGAGGAGGACGACCTCTTCCGCGACCTCTTTGCCCCCATGGGCGCCGAGGCCCAGGAGGCCCAGGCCCTGGAGCGGGCCCGCAGGGTGCTGAAGGCCCTGAAGACGGGGGAGGCCCCGCCCGAGGTGCGCCAGAGCCGCTTTTTTGCCCTGGCCCTGAGCCCCGCCTCGGGACGAGTGATGGTGCGGGACTGGCAGATGGGGGCCCTCGAGGACTTCATCCAGGCGGTGCAGGCCTGGTTTGAGCACCTCTCCATCGTGCGCCGGGGCGGGGACGGGCCCGCCAGGCTGCCAGGCCTCCAGCGCCTCTTCCTGAGCCTGCAGCGGCCCAGGTCCCCCGACCAGGCCTTGGACGACTACATAAAGCCCATCAAAACCCTCCAGGTCCCCCTCTGGCGGGCGGCCCTGAACCCCAGCCAGCCCATCCCCTACGGGGCCCTGGCCCGGATCATGGAGTCCCACACCGCGGAGGTGATGAGCGGGGCTTTCCTCGAGGCCCTCAAGACCCCCAAGCCGGACGCCGAGGCCCTGGGGCGCATCTACGCCCGCATGGGGCTTCTGAAGGCGTACCACATCCGCAAAGGGAGGAGGATAGGAATGGCCTTAGACCCCAACCACCCCAGCCCGGCCTACCACTGCGGCCGCCTCATGTGCCTCCTGGCCCAGATCCAGGAGGCCTCTGCAGGCGCGGAGGTCAACGCCGGCGTGGTGCAGCGCTACTACGGCGCCGCCAGCAGCACCCCTGCCCTGGTGCTGGGCCGCCTCACCCGGCTTTCCCAGCACCACCTGGCCAAGCTGGCCAAGGACGCCCCGGGCCTGGCCTACTGGTTCAACACCCAGCTGGCCCAGGTCTGGAGCGCCCTGGGCCCCACCCTGCCCCGCACCCTGAACCTGGAGGAGCAGAGCCTCTTTGCCCTGGGCTTCTACCACCAGCTGGCCCAAAGCCGGATGAAGGGGGAGGGCTCCCAGACCCCCTTGGAGTAGAGGAGGTGAGGTATGTCCCGGCCCATCCAGAACCGCTACGAGTTCCTTCTGTTTTTTGACGTACAGGACGGCAACCCAAACGGTGACCCCGATTCGGGCAACGCCCCCCGGGTGGACCCCGAGGACGGCCACGGCCTGGTGAGCGATGTGGCCCTGAAGCGCCGCGTCCGCAACTACGTCCAGGTGGCCCGCCAGGGGGTGCCGGGTTTTGCCATCTTCGTCCAGCACGGCACTAACCTGAACCGCTTCATCTTTGAGGCCCACGAGAAGACCCCGGGGGGGTACACGGGAACCAAGACCAAGGACAAGGTGGAGGCCGCCCGCCGCTGGATGTGCGAGAACTTCTTTGACGTGCGCACCTTCGGCGCGGTGATGAGCACCGGGCCCAACGCTGGGCAGGTGCGGGGGCCGGTGCAGATCACCTTTGCCCGGAGCCTCCACCCCATCTTCCCTGCGGAGGTGAGCGTCACCCGGGGGGCCGTGGCCGAGGACGTGAAGAACGCCAAGACCCTGGAGGACTACCTGCGCTGGGAGAGGGAACAGCCCGAGGACGAGCTCCGCACTATGGGGCGCAAGAGCCTTGTCCCCTACGGGCTTTACGTGGCCAGGGGCTTCGTGAGCGCCCACCTGGCCCAGGGCACCGGCTTCAGCCAGGAGGACCTGAAGCTCCTTGTGGAGGCCCTCCTCAACATGTTTGAGCACGACCGCAGCGCCAGCAAGGGGCACATGGCCACGCGGCGGTTCTACCTCTTCCAGCACGTGGGCACCAACCCCAACAACCCGGAGAACCAGCGCCAGGCCATGCTGGGCTGCGCCCCGGCCCACCGCCTGCTGGACCTGGGCCAGGTGGTCTTTGCCCGCCTCCTGGACGAGACCAGGCCTCCCCGCCGCTTTGCCGACTACGCGGTGAAGGCGGACCCCGATAGGCTACCCAGGGGGGTGCGCATGCTGGAGCTGGACCAGTGGGACGAGGAGCGGTTTGACGCCTGGATGGGAGGTGTCCATGCCTAGGA
Coding sequences:
- the cas3 gene encoding CRISPR-associated helicase Cas3', with the translated sequence MREEPASTKEARTMRVRLRFAPEVRGRFRERMYPNLQILGQLEGGYTLVEIQLDPGSHTDEFPLELLSWVLSWGSRVEVLEPPSLRQSWLAEVRAVLERYGNTSSFPSPFVFWGHSHPDPSSWQPLRAHLEAVARLAASKAQPFGEEENGWLAGLLHDLGKYGDRFQLRLEGKIGGLDHWSAGAHLALFEYRQPAVALAIQGHHIGLQSGSREALKGMRLRSDGRGFPPNLKLSEVNLELLKRRLEEDGLKLPPPSTALVEQISSAAAMLDTRMLFSALVDADFVDTEAHLRGEGYRPTPPPLQVGQALARLESYLDELGRDERIPPKIRALRKALSDAAAEAARDAGRLFTLTAPTGLGKTLAMLRFALRRALRDPRIRRIVVVLPYLSILDQTAQIYRELFRDFGAHYILEDHSLAYRSSGEAFSDEQDWNERERRLLTENWEAPIVLTTHVQLLESLHSNRPGACRKLHNLAGSVLLFDEVQTLPAHLAVPTLKTLSRLASDKYGSVVVFATATQPAFDMLDEQVRQGEPQGWWPVEIAPAPEVLFQQSRRVEVDWWLKSPTPLSHLVALLAAEPQVLVVLNLKRQAHALFRLAEERGLEGLFHLSTALCPAHRLKVLEEIQAALEAGKPCRLVSTQVVEAGVDLDFPIGYRALGPLEAIAQTAGRVNRHGRRKEGRLVVFLPEDEGYPDPAYARAAALTRVLQAEGGLDLGPAAFRRYYQSLYRLQDVSDEEIENLILTQNYAELARRYRIIESPTVNVVVPYNEEARALMQEARHHGINAQWVRRARTYAVPYFLPRSGPPPFLETLFLRRGRAQVPDWFLCPDPGQYHPRLGFMPEEGLGLVV
- the cas5c gene encoding type I-C CRISPR-associated protein Cas5c, which codes for MQSFTLEVWGDLACFTRPELKVERFSYPIITPSAARGIFDAIYLEFDPATRTPRMYWQVERIEVLNPVRYIALMRNEVKEKASLRKVQEWMKDPSSFEPLYADATREDTGQDTRGRTQRQTMALKDVRYRLTAHAVLYQEDHALRRKVEESFLRRARAGQCIYQPYLGCREFAAYFRLVEPGEASAPVPYSEKMGWMLYDVFDLSRPGRPLRPDRGERPRISLFEAEVVNGVLEVPPYGSHRVRKGEV
- the cas8c gene encoding type I-C CRISPR-associated protein Cas8c/Csd1, translating into MLAQLVEYTRRKGLASETGFTTKEVRWLVGVSPEGRFTGLVPLGQAKPAPDLSQPEMMALPGYLRTQGHQVEQAAHFLADTCAVVFGLTEKDEQGNPKKPEEHAKNLEKQKTFRLLLGLAAQGVPLLVPIQKMLSDREEMGRVLGALEAQAQKKGKERLRPTDKVSFLVGGECVLDRPDWHGWWRGFRARAFPAAGSRGQMRSFASGELVQPANTHPKVTKLGGSAFGHALVTYDKEAFESYGLSQGENAAVEEPLATAYRDGLDHLLQRAETLGEMKVVVWYDRDIPEEDDLFRDLFAPMGAEAQEAQALERARRVLKALKTGEAPPEVRQSRFFALALSPASGRVMVRDWQMGALEDFIQAVQAWFEHLSIVRRGGDGPARLPGLQRLFLSLQRPRSPDQALDDYIKPIKTLQVPLWRAALNPSQPIPYGALARIMESHTAEVMSGAFLEALKTPKPDAEALGRIYARMGLLKAYHIRKGRRIGMALDPNHPSPAYHCGRLMCLLAQIQEASAGAEVNAGVVQRYYGAASSTPALVLGRLTRLSQHHLAKLAKDAPGLAYWFNTQLAQVWSALGPTLPRTLNLEEQSLFALGFYHQLAQSRMKGEGSQTPLE
- the cas7c gene encoding type I-C CRISPR-associated protein Cas7/Csd2, with the translated sequence MSRPIQNRYEFLLFFDVQDGNPNGDPDSGNAPRVDPEDGHGLVSDVALKRRVRNYVQVARQGVPGFAIFVQHGTNLNRFIFEAHEKTPGGYTGTKTKDKVEAARRWMCENFFDVRTFGAVMSTGPNAGQVRGPVQITFARSLHPIFPAEVSVTRGAVAEDVKNAKTLEDYLRWEREQPEDELRTMGRKSLVPYGLYVARGFVSAHLAQGTGFSQEDLKLLVEALLNMFEHDRSASKGHMATRRFYLFQHVGTNPNNPENQRQAMLGCAPAHRLLDLGQVVFARLLDETRPPRRFADYAVKADPDRLPRGVRMLELDQWDEERFDAWMGGVHA